TAAAAGCCATTTTTCTTTATAATCCCCAATAAAAATTTAAAGGCAAAATTTTGCAACGATACCCAACAAAACAGATAAAAATTCGCAATGTTTTAATAGGTGGCGACGCGCCAATATCCGTGCAATCAATGACTTTTTCAAAGACAAAAGACGTAAAAGGCACGCTAGAGCAGATACAGAGGCTTTATTTTGCGGGCTGTGACATCGTGCGCTGCGCAGTTTTTGACAAAGAGGACGCCAGCGCGCTAAAGCAAATCGTTGCGGGCTCACCTATTCCAGTCGTTGCAGACATTCATTTTAACCACACCTATGCGCTCATCGTTAGCGAATTTGTCGATGCTATCCGCATAAATCCCGGCAATATAGGCTCAGCCAAAAACATAAAAGCAGTAGTTGATGCCTGCAAACAGCGAAATTTACCTATCCGTATCGGCGTAAATTCTGGCTCGCTTGAAAAGCAGTTTGAGGACAAATACGGCCGCACGGTGGAGGCGATGGTGGAGAGTGCCATGTATAACATCAAGCTTCTTGAGGATTTTGACTTTACAGACATTAAAATTTCACTTAAATCAAGCGACGTAGAGCGCACTATGCAAGCATATAGAGCGCTTCGTCCAAAGACAAATTATCCATTTCATCTTGGCGTTACTGAGGCAGGTACCACTTTTCACGCCACTATCAAGTCCGCGATCGCTCTTGGTGGGCTTTTGCTTGAGGGTATAGGCGATACGATGAGAGTTAGCATCACTGGCGAGCTTGAAGAAGAGATCAAAGTTGCAAAGGCGATCTTAAAAGATAGCGGCCGCCAAAAAGAGGGACTAAATATCATCTCATGCCCAACTTGCGGGCGTTTGCAAGCTGATCTAATGGCGGCAGTAAAGCTCGTAGAAGAAAAAACAAAAGGCATAAAAGAGCCATTAAACGTCTCAGTCATGGGCTGCGTGGTAAATGCTATAGGTGAAGCAAAAGGTGCGGATGTTGCCATAGCATTTGGCAAAGGAAATGGCATGATAATGCGTCACGGCGAAGTGGTCGCAAGACTGCCTGAAAGCGAGCTTGTAGATAGATTTTTACAAGAGATCGATGATGAGATAAAAAGTAGAGACTAAAGGAAAAGTTGTGGCAAAGCAAAGAGTTAACGAGATAGAATTTACCAACCTTTACGACATTGATATGGAGCGAGCTATACTAAGCTCCATTTTGCAAAACAACGATATTTTAGGTGAAATTTTTGACATTGTTAAGGCAAAGGATTTTTATCTAAAAGGGCATTCGCAAATATATGATGCAATGGTAGCATGCCTAAATAGCGATGATCCTATAACTATGCCATTTTTAAAAAATAGACTTGGCGAAAAATACGACGAAGAGCTAATACTAGATATTTTGGGCACAAATTCCCTAATAGACATTCAAAAATACGCAAACGAACTAAGAGAAAAATCCATAAAAAGAAGTCTTGTAAAGATCGCTCACAATATACCAAGCAAAGTAAATGAAGATAAGCCAAGTCGCGATATGGTCGATGATCTTAGTCAGGAATTTTACTCTTTGATAGAAGGTGGAAGCACTGGAGTCATAAAAGAAGGCAAAGAGATCATCATGAAAATGATGGATCATATTAATGCTCAAGCTTTACTTGGCGAAAAAGATATCGTTGGACTTGATACTGGATTTAAGAAGCTAAATGAGATGATAAAGGGCTTTAAAAATGGAGACCTCATCATCGTCGCAGCTCGTCCAGGCATGGGAAAAACGACACTTTGTTTAAATTTTATGAGTCAGGTTTTAAAAAATAATGCTGGAGTTGTTTTTTTCTCGCTCGAGATGCCAGCTGAGCAGATAATGATGAGAATGCTAGCGAGCAAGACCTCTATCCCACTTCAAGACATAATGACTGCAAAGATGGATGATGAAGCGTTGGCTAGATTTAGCGATGCTTGCGAGGAGTTTGCTGCTAGCAAGCTTTTTGTGCATGATAGTGGCTATGTAAATATCCATCAAGTAAGAACGCAAATGCGAAAACTAAAGGCTATGCATCCTGAAATTTCACTTTGTGTGATCGACTACATCGGTCTTATGATGAGTACAAATAACTACGCTGATCGTCACGTCCAAATAGCTGAAATTTCTCGTGGATTAAAGCTTTTGGCACGTGAGCTAGATATGCCAATCATCGCTCTTTCTCAGCTAAATAGAAGCCTTGAATCTCGCGCAAATAAACGCCCTATGCTAAGCGATCTAAGAGAGTCAGGTGCGATCGAGCAAGATGCTGACATCATTCTTTTTGTTTATAGAGATGAGTTTTATCTAGAACAAGAAGAAAAAGAGAAAGAAAAACGCGCAAGTGCCGAGGGCAAAGAGTACAAGAGTAATCACGTCTTTAATAAGCTTCAAGAAAAGGCCGAGATCATCGTTGGCAAAAACAGAAATGGCGAAACTGGCTCAGTTGATGTGCTCTTTCAAAAGCAACACTCAAGATTTGAAGATATGTCTGCAATGCCAGTATCTGATGTTTCATTTGAAGGCTGATGCGTTTTAAAGCTTTAAAAAATAGAGAAATTTTTACTATATTTTGTCTGATTTGCCTTTGTATTTTTTCTATAAATTTGGCTATTAGCTACCATAAATATCAAATTTTTATGGACAAAGGCGAACAAGAGCTAACAGCAACCGTGATTTCTAGCTACGAAAAGCTTGGAGATGACGGCAAGAAAAGGCAAATTTTAAAGCTTAAGACTGATGAGTTTTTATTTTATACGCTTGGAGCCAAAACAGATGACTTTAAAGCTGGAGATAATATATTTCTAAGCGTCATAAATTTAGACGTTAGTTTTAAAGATTATCTCGCTTCCTCCTTTTACATGCCTAGCTTTTCACGCGAAAAACTACCACAAAAAGTCACACCAAATATCAATCAAAAACTACAATCACTAATCTACGCCCAGCATGAAAATAGTAAAATTTCACAACTCTACTCGGCTCTATTTTTAGGCACAAGTATCGATGCAGAGTTAAGAGATGACGTCTCGCACCTTGGTATAGCGCATCTTATAGCCATAAGTGGCTATCATTTAGGTTTTATAAGCGCAGTTATATTTTTTGTATTTAGGCCGCTTTTAAAAATTTTATATGCAAGATTTTTACCTTTTAGAAACTACAACTTTGATCTAGCCATTGTCGTTTTTATAGTCTTGTCATTTTACTTTTTTATAATAGGCTTTATACCAAGCTTTTTGCGAGCGTTCTTAATGAGCATTTTAGGATTTTATTGCACGTTAAAAGGCGTTAAAATTTTAAACTTCAAAACACTTTTTATAGTGGCACTTGTTAGTATATCACTCTTTCCGCAGCTACTTTTTAGCGTAGGTTTTTACTTTTCGCTTATGGGCGTTTTTTACATATTTTTATATTTTAAACATCTAAAAGATAAATTTTCACCCTTCATTCATCTTATACTTTTAAATTTATATGTTTGCTTTGCAATGGAAATTTGCGTGCTTTATTTCTTTCCACTCATTAGCTTACAGCAGCTTAGCGTCCTTACCATCAACTACATCTTTAGCATTTTTTATCCATTAAGCGCCGCACTTCATATGGCTTCGTATGGCGACATCTTTGATGGATTGCTAAATAATGTTTTAAATTTTAGACTAAGCTCGACTAAAATTTTCGTGCCAGCCATTATTTTTATCTTTTATAATATCGCTTCACTTCTAGCTATAAAATTTAGATCAATATTCTACATTTTGCCACTATTTGGACTTCTGTGTTTTGCTATTGCCAGCTATAAAATTTACGCCTAAGCGATCTTCATACCATAAAATTTCATTATCTTGTTGTGAATTATCAAAGATATATACATTATAACAGCGCCTAAAATTAGCCTAGTTAAATCTGTATCCTTTTGCCAAAAGACTAAATTTACGATGATAGCAGCTGGAATGAGAGCATTATTCATGATAGCAAGTACGCCACTATCGACCTCGCAAGCCCCTTTGTTCCACATAAAATATCCAACTCCACTAGCGACTATGCCAAGCCAGAGAAGCACTAAAATTTGCGTTGAAGTAAGTGAAAATTTGGCTGGATTGCCAAGAGTAAGAAGCGCAACGATAACTACAAAAAATGCCCCAAAGTGAAAGTAGCCAAAGACATTTTTTTGGTCCACGTCAAATTTTTCTAAAAGTGCCTTATATGCACTCTGCCCTGCTCCAAAGCAGATATTTGCCGCTTGCACTAGCAAAAAACCCTTTAATACACCATCGTTTATAGCGCCATATTTTATAACCAAAGCTCCAAAAACCGCAACGCCAACG
This is a stretch of genomic DNA from Campylobacter concisus. It encodes these proteins:
- a CDS encoding EamA family transporter, giving the protein MNKLIFVTILWAFSFSLIGEFLAGKVDSYLAVFIRVALASLVFLPFTKFRGISPKLAFGIMAIGAVQIGLMYLFYYNSFLYLSVPEVALFTIFTPFYVTLIYDAFSFKFRPLYLFSVGVAVFGALVIKYGAINDGVLKGFLLVQAANICFGAGQSAYKALLEKFDVDQKNVFGYFHFGAFFVVIVALLTLGNPAKFSLTSTQILVLLWLGIVASGVGYFMWNKGACEVDSGVLAIMNNALIPAAIIVNLVFWQKDTDLTRLILGAVIMYISLIIHNKIMKFYGMKIA
- a CDS encoding replicative DNA helicase; protein product: MAKQRVNEIEFTNLYDIDMERAILSSILQNNDILGEIFDIVKAKDFYLKGHSQIYDAMVACLNSDDPITMPFLKNRLGEKYDEELILDILGTNSLIDIQKYANELREKSIKRSLVKIAHNIPSKVNEDKPSRDMVDDLSQEFYSLIEGGSTGVIKEGKEIIMKMMDHINAQALLGEKDIVGLDTGFKKLNEMIKGFKNGDLIIVAARPGMGKTTLCLNFMSQVLKNNAGVVFFSLEMPAEQIMMRMLASKTSIPLQDIMTAKMDDEALARFSDACEEFAASKLFVHDSGYVNIHQVRTQMRKLKAMHPEISLCVIDYIGLMMSTNNYADRHVQIAEISRGLKLLARELDMPIIALSQLNRSLESRANKRPMLSDLRESGAIEQDADIILFVYRDEFYLEQEEKEKEKRASAEGKEYKSNHVFNKLQEKAEIIVGKNRNGETGSVDVLFQKQHSRFEDMSAMPVSDVSFEG
- the ispG gene encoding flavodoxin-dependent (E)-4-hydroxy-3-methylbut-2-enyl-diphosphate synthase; translation: MQRYPTKQIKIRNVLIGGDAPISVQSMTFSKTKDVKGTLEQIQRLYFAGCDIVRCAVFDKEDASALKQIVAGSPIPVVADIHFNHTYALIVSEFVDAIRINPGNIGSAKNIKAVVDACKQRNLPIRIGVNSGSLEKQFEDKYGRTVEAMVESAMYNIKLLEDFDFTDIKISLKSSDVERTMQAYRALRPKTNYPFHLGVTEAGTTFHATIKSAIALGGLLLEGIGDTMRVSITGELEEEIKVAKAILKDSGRQKEGLNIISCPTCGRLQADLMAAVKLVEEKTKGIKEPLNVSVMGCVVNAIGEAKGADVAIAFGKGNGMIMRHGEVVARLPESELVDRFLQEIDDEIKSRD
- a CDS encoding ComEC/Rec2 family competence protein, yielding MRFKALKNREIFTIFCLICLCIFSINLAISYHKYQIFMDKGEQELTATVISSYEKLGDDGKKRQILKLKTDEFLFYTLGAKTDDFKAGDNIFLSVINLDVSFKDYLASSFYMPSFSREKLPQKVTPNINQKLQSLIYAQHENSKISQLYSALFLGTSIDAELRDDVSHLGIAHLIAISGYHLGFISAVIFFVFRPLLKILYARFLPFRNYNFDLAIVVFIVLSFYFFIIGFIPSFLRAFLMSILGFYCTLKGVKILNFKTLFIVALVSISLFPQLLFSVGFYFSLMGVFYIFLYFKHLKDKFSPFIHLILLNLYVCFAMEICVLYFFPLISLQQLSVLTINYIFSIFYPLSAALHMASYGDIFDGLLNNVLNFRLSSTKIFVPAIIFIFYNIASLLAIKFRSIFYILPLFGLLCFAIASYKIYA